From one Nycticebus coucang isolate mNycCou1 chromosome 14, mNycCou1.pri, whole genome shotgun sequence genomic stretch:
- the RRP8 gene encoding ribosomal RNA-processing protein 8, giving the protein MFVRAGRCDSQRRSASGPESGLLDPALRICMFEEPEWAEAAPAASGLGPVTLQPRPATASQSKGSKHRQLLATLRALEAASLSHQPPSLPSSDSEGEQVERKKKRPKKASFSSASAEVREKRKKKCHKQSLSGSEERELERKECHKRSLLGNDSAEEEKIKRKHQKHTPSNPCKHLDNVDPSGPKAWKNRATNDPPNTSPGSSSPNPALTLSRRQWRNRQKNKRRHKNKFRSPQVPDQTAAQPPTEETDRSPSHSPGSHEARAEALRTRMAQRLDGARFRYLNEQLYSGPSSAAQRLFQDDPEAFLLYHRGFQSQVKKWPVQPVDRIAKDLRQRPATLVVADFGCGDCRLASSIRNPVHCFDLASLDPRVTVCDMAQVPLEDESVDVVVFCLSLMGTNIRDFLEEANRVLKPGGLLKVAEVSSRFEDVRIFLGAMSKLGFKVISKDLTNSHFFLFDFQKTGTPRIGPKALLSGLELQPCLYKRR; this is encoded by the exons ATGTTTGTCAGAGCTGGGCGCTGCGACTCCCAGAGGCGCTCTGCAAGTGGACCGGAAAGCGGACTGCTAGACCCTGCCCTCCGGATCTGCATGTTCGAGGAACCTGAGTGGGCCGAGGCGGCCCCAGCAGCCTCAGGCCTGGGGCCCGTGACCTTACAGCCTCGACCGGCGACAGCCTCGCAAAGCAAG GGCTCCAAGCACCGCCAGCTTCTAGCTACATTACGGGCCCTAGAGGCAGCATCTCTTTCCCATCAACCTCCCAGCCTACCTAGCAGTGACTCTGAAGGGGAACAGgtggagaggaaaaagaaacgCCCCAAAAAGGCATCATTTTCCAGTGCCTCTGCAGAagtaagggagaaaaggaagaagaaatgtcaCAAACAGAGCCTGAGTGGCTCTGAGGAGAGAGAACTAGAAAGGAAGGAGTGTCATAAACGGTCTCTCCTTGGCAATGACTCTgctgaagaagagaaaataaagaggaaacaCCAGAAACATACCCCTTCAAACCCATGCAAGCACCTGGACAATGTTGACCCTTCAG GTcccaaagcctggaagaacagGGCTACAAATGACCCACCCAATACAAGCCCTGGGTCTAGTTCCCCTAACCCTGCTCTTACCTTGAGCCGCAGGCAGTGGCGGAACCGGCAGAAGAACAAACGGAGACACAAGAACAAATTTCGGTCACCTCAGGTGCCAGACCAGACTGCAGCCCAGCCCCCCACAGAGGAGACAGATAGGTCTCCTTCCCACAGTCCAGGCAGCCATGAGGCTCGGGCTGAGGCTCTGCGAACCCGCATGGCACAGCGGCTGGATGGGGCCCGATTTCGCTACCTCAACGAACAGCTGTACTCAGGGCCCAGCAGTGCTGCACAGCGTCTCTTCCAGGACGATCCTGAGGCATTTCTTCTTTACCATCGTGGCTTCCAGAGCCAAGTGAAGAAGTGGCCAGTGCAGCCAGTGGACCGCATTGCCAAGGATCTTCGCCAGCG GCCTGCAACCCTAGTGGTGGCTGACTTTGGCTGTGGGGATTGCCGCTTGGCTTCAAGTATCCGGAATCCTGTGCACTGCTTTGACTTGGCCTCTCTGGACCCCAGGGTCACTGTGTGTGACATGGCCCAG GTGCCTCTGGAGGATGAGTCTGTGGATGTGGTTGTGTTTTGCCTTTCACTGATGGGAACCAACATCAGGGACTTCCTAGAGGAGGCAAATCGAGTGCTGAAGCCAGG GGGTCTTCTGAAAGTAGCTGAGGTCAGCAGCCGCTTTGAGGATGTTCGGATCTTTCTAGGGGCTATGTCCAAGCTGGGCTTCAAGGTCATCTCCAAG gaCCTGACCAACAGCCATTTCTTCTTGtttgattttcaaaaaactgGGACCCCTCGGATAGGACCCAAGGCTCTACTCTCAGGCCTGGAGCTTCAGCCATGCCTCTACAAGCGCAGGTGA